The Oncorhynchus nerka isolate Pitt River linkage group LG24, Oner_Uvic_2.0, whole genome shotgun sequence genome has a window encoding:
- the LOC115108204 gene encoding coiled-coil domain-containing protein 124-like encodes MPKKFQGENSKAVTAKARKAEAKAVEDARKKKELEDALWQENDKHVLKKEQRKDDKEKKRLEALERKKENQRLLDEEAAKIKGKAKEAAAAAAVVAGKVTRAQIEDMLHVEQQLQQHEQPKEKEKSHLETPLEENVNRIIPEEGVVEARTIEDAIAMLSTAEELDRHPERRVKAAFAAFEDLNMPLLKKENPNMRLSQLKQQLKKEWMKSPENPLNQRFANYNTK; translated from the exons ATGCCGAAGAAGTTCCAGGGTGAGAACTCCAAGGCAGTCACTGCCAAGGCCCGCAAGGCAGAGGCCAAAGCAGTGGAAGACGCCCGcaagaagaaggagctggaggATGCACTATGGCAGGAGAACGACAAACATGTCCTGAAGAAAGAACAGAGGAAG GATGACAAGGAGAAAAAGCGCCTTGAGGCCCTGGAGCGAAAGAAGGAGAACCAGCGGCTCTTAGATGAGGAGGCTGCAAAGATTAAGGGCAAGGCCaaggaggctgctgctgctgctgctgtggtgGCAGGCAAAGTAACTCGGGCCCAGATTGAGGACATGCTGCATGTCGAGCAGCAGCTACAACAGCATGAGCAACCCAAAGAGAAAG AGAAGAGCCACCTGGAGACGCCCCTGGAGGAGAACGTGAATCGCATCATTCCTGAGGAAGGTGTTGTGGAGGCTAGAACCATAGAGGATGCCATTGCCATGCTCAG CACGGCTGAAGAGCTCGACCGCCACCCAGAGCGCAGGGTGAAGGCAGCGTTCGCCGCGTTCGAGGATCTGAACATGCCCCTTCTTAAAAAAGAGAATCCCAACATGCGGCTGTCGCAGCTCAAGCAACAGCTGAAAAAGGAGTGGATGAAGTCGCCAGAGAACCCCCTGAACCAGCGCTTTGCCAACTACAACACAAAGTGA
- the LOC115108725 gene encoding small conductance calcium-activated potassium channel protein 1-like: MRLVLVKPTNATRRLDSTGDACNDQDPDHCKSRGQSLPDKAPEVMQYRYSGTALQPQTSIPEQSNNSISTSTSPTQATPNGVAPPQKSPPLKTTLSKLSNQDLLLFCSQVGGTLELQRESPLLAEWHGTTVGRPDADCGSVCHSPSTKHGSDVAGFQPQSKQGFLKDCLSTFSKKGTPPSLQYTHSYPQNSLVSSSSRFFRQKPSQEDPSTGTVNPEKDNFTSRCRGEDGLKEHNQWQQQTHNHFKIKEHNLPPVSTTEKTEPSLNIPLNGNESSKVRQLLVLSQSQDQQKLPLDTQHQWMLGNGLPSCCANECGVHCGSQQPYLNQQLQQHPQRQQCCDHLSILKCHQCSLYPSSSSPRVKNSFPATSDKSSAHSSSSSQRWPENHQLEGEGQRQGEQQVHPHTKKVGHVGSTPSLSKSSSPLPPDTVVTSAKYNGDVGRPLSSLGASPPNLSELDSARQEPLQTLHRSVLEEVFSKGLSEDNSKGNSEGGGDAPQKRTKDIGYRLGQRRALFGKRKQLSDYALIFGMFGIVVMVTETELSWGVYTKESSYSFALKCLVSLSTAVLLGLIVMYHAREIQLFMVDNAADDWRIAMTYERIFLVVLELLVCAIHPIPGQYIFTWTARLAFTYPHSLTNADVDLVLSIPMFLRLYLIGRVMLLHSKLFTDASSRSIGALNKINFNTRFVMKTLMTICPGTVLLVFSVSCWIIAAWTVRVCERYHDTQEVTNNFLGAMWLISITFLSIGYGDMVPHTYCGKGVCLLTGIMGAGCTALVVAVVARKSELTRAEKHVHNFMMDTQLYKRVKNTAANVLRETWLIYKHTKLVKKIDHARVRKHQRKFLQAIHQLRRVKLEQMKLTDQANTLVDLAKTQNMMYDLVSDLQLRSEELDRRIGSLDDKLDSILVNLQALPSLLSQAVTQQHKDFLDGLAHRVRKASSESELHWVPARCQRSLSTAPQTIPYS, from the exons atgaggctggttcttgtCAAACCCACCAATGCAACGCGTCGGCTCGATTCAACAGGAGACGCTTGCAACGACCAAGACCCGGATCACTGCAAATCTCGAGGGCAGTCCCTACCAGACAAAGCCCCTGAGGTCATGCAGTATCGCTACTCTGGAACTGCCCTCCAGCCCCAAACGTCAATACCAGAGCAGAGCAATAACAGCATTTCCACTTCCACTTCTCCGACACAGGCTACTCCAAATGGAGTCGCCCCACCACAGAAATCTCCACCATTAAAAACTACACTGTCAAAACTGAGCAATCAAGATCTCCTGCTCTTTTGTAGCCAGGTGGGTGGTACTCTTGAACTGCAGCGTGAAAGCCCACTGTTGGCTGAGTGGCATGGGACCACGGTGGGACGTCCTGATGCGGACTGTGGCTCTGTTTGCCATTCTCCTAGTACAAAACATGGATCAGACGTGGCCGGTTTCCAGCCACAATCAAAGCAGGGCTTCTTGAAGGACTGCCTCTCCACATTCTCCAAGAAGGGAACTCCTCCTTCTCTACAGTATACCCACTCCTATCCTCAGAACTCCCTGGTGTCATCGTCATCCCGGTTTTTCAGGCAGAAACCAAGTCAAGAGGATCCCTCAACAGGGACTGTCAATCCCGAGAAGGATAATTTCACATCCCGATGCAGAGGAGAAGACGGGCTGAAGGAGCATAATCAATGGCAGCAGCAGACCCATAATCATTTCAAGATTAAAGAGCATAACCTACCACCAGTCTCGACTACTGAGAAAACAGAGCCTTCGCTCAATATACCTCTGAATGGCAATGAGTCAAGTAAAGTTAGGCAGCTCTTGGTTTTGTCTCAATCTCAGGACCAACAGAAACTTCCCTTAGATACACAACACCAATGGATGCTAGGAAACGGTTTACCTAGCTGCTGTGCCAATGAGTGTGGAGTGCATTGTGGAAGCCAACAACCTTACTTAAACCAGCAACTACAGCAACACCCTCAAAGGCAGCAGTGTTGTGACCATCTTAGCATCCTAAAATGCCATCAGTGTTCTCTCTACCCATCCAGCAGCAGCCCACGAGTGAAGAATTCATTCCCGGCTACTAGCGACAAAAGCAGTGCTCACTCCTCTTCCAGTAGCCAGCGGTGGCCGGAGAACCATCAACTAGAGGGAGAAGGGCAACGACAAGGGGAGCAACAGGTACATCCTCATACCAAAAAGGTTGGCCATGTTGGTTCAACACCTTCCCTGTCCAAGAGCAGTAGCCCACTCCCACCCGACACAGTTGTGACAAGCGCTAAATACAATGGGGATGTTGGGAGACCCCTGAGCAGCTTAGGAGCTTCGCCACCCAACCTTTCAGAGCTGGACTCAGCAAGACAAGAGCCCCTCCAGACTCTCCACAGGTCCGTCCTGGAGGAGGTGTTCTCCAAAGGCCTCAGTGAGGACAATAGTAAGGGCAACAGCGAGGGAGGAGGAGACGCGCCACAGAAGAGGACTAAGGACATTGGCTACAGATTGGGCCAGCGTAGAGCGCTATTTGGAAAGCGCAAACAGCTGAGCGACTATGCCTTGATTTTCGGGATGTTTGGGATTGTTGTCATGGTGACGGAGACGGAACTGTCCTGGGGGGTTTACACGAAG GAATCATCATACTCATTTGCTCTGAAATGCCTCGTCAGCCTTTCAACTGCTGTATTGCTCGGCCTCATTGTGATGTACCATGCACGGGAAATACAG ctCTTCATGGTGGACAATGCAGCCGACGACTGGAGGATTGCTATGACATATGAGCGGATCTTCCTGGTTGTGCTGGAGCTGCTGGTCTGTGCCATCCACCCCATCCCGGGCCAGTACATCTTCACCTGGACGGCCCGGCTGGCCTTCACCTACCCACACTCATTGACCAATGCCGACGTGGACCTCGTCCTCTCCATCCCCATGTTCCTCAGGCTCTACCTAATCGGTCGCGTCATGCTGCTGCACAGCAAGCTTTTCACAGACGCCTCGTCGCGCAGCATCGGCGCCCTCAACAAGATCAACTTCAACACGCGGTTCGTCATGAAGACCCTCATGACCATCTGCCCAGGCACGGTGCTGCTGGTCTTCAGCGTCTCTTGTTGGATCATCGCAGCGTGGACGGTGCGTGTATGTGAGAG GTATCATGACACACAGGAAGTGACTAATAACTTCCTTGGGGCAATGTGGCTCATCTCTATCACCTTTCTCTCCATTGGTTATGGAGACATGGTCCCTCACACTTACTGTGGAAAGGGTGTGTGTCTGCTGACTGGAATCATG GGGGCTGGCTGCACTGCCCTGGTGGTTGCTGTAGTTGCCAGGAAGTCCGAGTTGACCAGAGCTGAGAAGCATGTTCACAACTTTATGATGGACACTCAGCTCTATAAACGA GTGAAAAACACAGCTGCCAATGTACTCAGAGAGACATGGCTTATCTACAAACACACAAAGTTAGTCAAGAAGATCGATCACGCCAGGGTACGCAAACATCAGCGCAAATTTCTGCAAGCCATTCACCA ACTGCGCAGAGTCAAACTGGAACAGATGAAACtcactgaccaggctaacacacTTGTGGATCTAGCCAAG ACTCAGAACATGATGTAcgacctggtgtctgacctgcagCTGCGCAGCGAGGAGCTGGATAGGAGGATTGGTAGTTTGGACGACAAACTGGACTCCATCCTAGTCAATCTGCAGGCCCTACCCAGCCTGCTCTCCCAAGCGGTCACACAGCAGCACAAGGACTTCCTGGATGGCTTGGCCCACCGTGTACGGAAAGCCTCGTCGGAATCGGAGCTTCACTGGGTTCCCGCTAGGTGCCAACGGTCCCTTTCCACTGCACCACAGACCATACCTTACAGCTGA